One Ricinus communis isolate WT05 ecotype wild-type chromosome 1, ASM1957865v1, whole genome shotgun sequence DNA window includes the following coding sequences:
- the LOC8279802 gene encoding 18.1 kDa class I heat shock protein gives MSLTPFFSSRRNNIFDPFSLDMWDPFKDFPFPSFPSSSSSSLFPDGNSAYVNTRIDWKETPQSHIFKADLPGLRKEEVKVEIEDNNVLQISGEKHVEKEDKNDTWHRVERSSGKFLRRFRLPENAKMDQIKASMENGVLTVTVPKVEVKKPEVKSIEISG, from the coding sequence atgtctcTGACTCCATTCTTCAGCAGCCGAAGAAACAACATCTTCGATCCATTCTCACTTGACATGTGGGATCCATTCAAAGACTTCCCCTTCCCTTCTTTCccctcatcatcatcatcatcgcTGTTCCCTGATGGAAACTCTGCTTATGTTAACACACGCATAGACTGGAAAGAAACCCCACAGTCTCACATCTTTAAGGCTGATCTTCCTGGTCTTAGGAAAGAAGAAGTCAAAGTTGAGATTGAGGATAACAATGTTCTTCAAATCAGCGGCGAGAAGCATGTGGAAAAGGAAGACAAGAATGACACTTGGCATCGTGTTGAACGCAGCAGCGGTAAGTTCTTGAGGAGGTTTAGGCTGCCCGAGAATGCTAAGATGGATCAAATTAAAGCTTCTATGGAGAATGGTGTCCTTACTGTTACTGTTCCAAAAGTTGAGGTCAAGAAACCTGAGGTTAAGTCTATTGAGATTTCTGGTTAA